A genomic segment from Phragmites australis chromosome 6, lpPhrAust1.1, whole genome shotgun sequence encodes:
- the LOC133922285 gene encoding transcription factor bHLH68-like isoform X1, protein MDTGVVHKSSPLVGEMGEAPGHGWWSVNNLRPPFEQQHHPSLFVPSSTTTAPSSSALHSFSSLLLSNHYPLPTTSTSPWCHDSTTTTRQGFGQQDSWSQLILGGLANGHERYKEGQLLFPTASVCSEACASGSYIYSTTASHGNSTSDEIQLPWGSVHQHHKALQQKASSPRSSSITSTTSLGSNMLEFNNNSSPRECISRASGSAFKKARTQEPSPAQSTVKVRKEKLGDRITALHQLVSPFGKTDTASVLLEAIGYIRFLHGQIEALSSPYVAGSNGGGGGCASSSSEHQLQQHEASVLGERHSMFSEDPAQLLHDNAMKKRGQPDQDGSCDEAKKDLRSRGLCLVPVSCTLHVGVDVFAGPADYWAAEPAFVMGFGR, encoded by the exons ATGGATACGGGAGTCGTCCACAAATCATCACCTCTAGTGGGCGAGATGGGGGAAGCACCAGGCCATGGCTGGTGGAGCGTGAATAATTTGAGGCCCCCCTTTGAGCAGCAGCACCACCCTTCTCTTTTTGTGCCGTCTTCCACCACCACCGCGCCTTCTTCTTCCGCTCTCCATTCCTTCTCCTCTCTGCTGCTCTCGAATCACTATCCGCTGCCTACAACCAGTACATCGCCTTGGTGCCAtgacagcaccaccaccaccagacaaGGATTCGGCCAGCAGGATTCATGGAGCCAGCTCATACT AGGGGGATTGGCTAATGGGCACGAGAGGTACAAGGAAGGACAGCTGCTGTTTCCAACTGCATCAGTTTGTTCAGAAGCTTGTGCGAGCGGCAGCTACATCTACAGCACCACAGCTAGCCATGGGAATAGCACAAGTGATGAGATCCAATTGCCATGGGGAAGTGTCCATCAGCACCACAAGGCCTTGCAACAGAAAGCTTCCTCTCCTAGGTCTTCTTCCATAACCTCGACGACCTCCCTCGGAAGCAACATGCTGGAGTTCAACAACAATAGTTCACCACGTGAG TGTATCAGCAGAGCATCTGGATCAGCTTTCAAGAAGGCTAGGACCCAAGAACCCTCCCCGGCTCAATCTACTGTGAAg GTGAGGAAGGAGAAGCTAGGGGATAGAATAACTGCCCTCCACCAGCTTGTCTCCCCGTTTGGAAAG ACTGACACGGCGTCTGTACTCCTTGAAGCCATTGGGTACATCAGATTCCTCCACGGTCAAATTGAG GCTCTGAGCTCGCCGTACGTGGCCGGCAGCAATGGAGGTGGGGGCGGCTGTGCCAGCTCCAGCTCCGAGCATCAGCTGCAGCAGCACGAGGCTAGT gTGCTAGGAGAAAGGCACAGCATGTTTTCAGAAGACCCTGCCCAG CTCCTGCATGACAATGCCATGAAAAAAAGAGGACAGCCTGACCAG GATGGAAGCTGTGACGAAGCAAAGAAGGATCTGAGGAGCAGGGGTCTTTGCCTCGTCCCGGTGAGCTGCACGCTGCACGTCGGCGTGGATGTGTTCGCTGGCCCAGCAGATTACTGGGCGGCAGAGCCGGCTTTTGTCATGGGGTTCGGCCGGTAG
- the LOC133922285 gene encoding transcription factor bHLH68-like isoform X2, whose protein sequence is MDTGVVHKSSPLVGEMGEAPGHGWWSVNNLRPPFEQQHHPSLFVPSSTTTAPSSSALHSFSSLLLSNHYPLPTTSTSPWCHDSTTTTRQGFGQQDSWSQLILGGLANGHERYKEGQLLFPTASVCSEACASGSYIYSTTASHGNSTSDEIQLPWGSVHQHHKALQQKASSPRSSSITSTTSLGSNMLEFNNNSSPRECISRASGSAFKKARTQEPSPAQSTVKVRKEKLGDRITALHQLVSPFGKTDTASVLLEAIGYIRFLHGQIEVLGERHSMFSEDPAQLLHDNAMKKRGQPDQDGSCDEAKKDLRSRGLCLVPVSCTLHVGVDVFAGPADYWAAEPAFVMGFGR, encoded by the exons ATGGATACGGGAGTCGTCCACAAATCATCACCTCTAGTGGGCGAGATGGGGGAAGCACCAGGCCATGGCTGGTGGAGCGTGAATAATTTGAGGCCCCCCTTTGAGCAGCAGCACCACCCTTCTCTTTTTGTGCCGTCTTCCACCACCACCGCGCCTTCTTCTTCCGCTCTCCATTCCTTCTCCTCTCTGCTGCTCTCGAATCACTATCCGCTGCCTACAACCAGTACATCGCCTTGGTGCCAtgacagcaccaccaccaccagacaaGGATTCGGCCAGCAGGATTCATGGAGCCAGCTCATACT AGGGGGATTGGCTAATGGGCACGAGAGGTACAAGGAAGGACAGCTGCTGTTTCCAACTGCATCAGTTTGTTCAGAAGCTTGTGCGAGCGGCAGCTACATCTACAGCACCACAGCTAGCCATGGGAATAGCACAAGTGATGAGATCCAATTGCCATGGGGAAGTGTCCATCAGCACCACAAGGCCTTGCAACAGAAAGCTTCCTCTCCTAGGTCTTCTTCCATAACCTCGACGACCTCCCTCGGAAGCAACATGCTGGAGTTCAACAACAATAGTTCACCACGTGAG TGTATCAGCAGAGCATCTGGATCAGCTTTCAAGAAGGCTAGGACCCAAGAACCCTCCCCGGCTCAATCTACTGTGAAg GTGAGGAAGGAGAAGCTAGGGGATAGAATAACTGCCCTCCACCAGCTTGTCTCCCCGTTTGGAAAG ACTGACACGGCGTCTGTACTCCTTGAAGCCATTGGGTACATCAGATTCCTCCACGGTCAAATTGAG gTGCTAGGAGAAAGGCACAGCATGTTTTCAGAAGACCCTGCCCAG CTCCTGCATGACAATGCCATGAAAAAAAGAGGACAGCCTGACCAG GATGGAAGCTGTGACGAAGCAAAGAAGGATCTGAGGAGCAGGGGTCTTTGCCTCGTCCCGGTGAGCTGCACGCTGCACGTCGGCGTGGATGTGTTCGCTGGCCCAGCAGATTACTGGGCGGCAGAGCCGGCTTTTGTCATGGGGTTCGGCCGGTAG